The genomic DNA AACGTGGTCCGTTAAATGAAGGCTTACCAACTTTAGAAAAACATCGTTATATGCGACCGCTGGAAGCGTACTTAGAACTTGTACAAGATTGTGGTGTAGATAAGGTGTTAATTGGAGATATAAGCGGAAGTCTAGAAAGTGTACAAGAGATAGCGAGTGCGAGTAGAGGGATTATTCCGCTGCGGTACAAATCGTTTATATGTGATAAAGAAGTATTAAAAGTGGTGGAGAGAGTGCATACAAATAGACTAGATCCGGCTCGTGATGTCATTCGGTCTGTAGAATCACGAGAAGAACATAAAGTGATGTTACAGCCGATGCATACCATTTCAAGAAAGAAAGGTAGCATTACAATTGATAATGAACTGTACGGTAGATATGCTGGGGAGATGCAAGTTGCCACACATGATTTGCCTGTAGATGAGAAAGTGAACGTCGTTGGCATGGTTGTAGAAGAAGACTTGTCTTTATTGCCGTTTGTTGGCGCTGGAAAAATGTTTCAACTTTTTTGTGCGATAGAGTAAAAGCTTGAATTAGCGCTACTTTGTAAGAAAACATTATCCGTAAAAGGGATAATGTTTTTTGTTTTGGTTAAAAAAGTATTTGACGAATGAAATGAAATACCGTATTGTTTTGACTTGTAAATAAAAGTTTACCATAACAAAACAAAAAGGAGAGAAAAAAATGAATCAATATATTGGGAATTTAATTATTCGTATCGTATTAGGAGTGACATTCTTTGCACACGGCTTAGCGAAGTTTCAATCAGGTATCGATAACGTAGCAGGCTGGTTTACAAGCATCGGCTTACCAGGTGGCCTTGCATATGGCGTAGCAACAGTTGAATTAGTTGGTGGTATATTATTAATTATCGGTTTAGGTGTACGATATGTAGGATTGTTATTCGCTCTTATTTTAGCTGGAGCTATCGTAAAGGTAAATGGAGCGGCAGGATTATTAGGAGATGGAAAGAATCCAGGATATGAATTAGACCTTGCATTATTATCAATGGGTGCGTATTTATTTGTTGTAAAAGCAGAAGGATATGTAGATCGTTTCTTAAAAGAGAAAGTAATGAAAACGAAGTAAACTTATTTATAAATTGTTGACTTGAAGAATGATTGTAACTATAATGATTACAACATATAGATTAAGAATGAAACAATTTAAATATTTTTTTACACAAGTTGTAACTGTTTGTGTTACAACTTG from Bacillus basilensis includes the following:
- a CDS encoding DoxX family protein; this translates as MNQYIGNLIIRIVLGVTFFAHGLAKFQSGIDNVAGWFTSIGLPGGLAYGVATVELVGGILLIIGLGVRYVGLLFALILAGAIVKVNGAAGLLGDGKNPGYELDLALLSMGAYLFVVKAEGYVDRFLKEKVMKTK